One genomic window of Arachis hypogaea cultivar Tifrunner chromosome 8, arahy.Tifrunner.gnm2.J5K5, whole genome shotgun sequence includes the following:
- the LOC112707797 gene encoding pentatricopeptide repeat-containing protein At1g06143 isoform X2, with the protein MLLKHCSNPKHIFQHRNVHTLKETILGQIKGCVTTKTLEFVYASMIKTNANQDCFLMNQFISACSLFSCIDLATSAFTWMESPNAWVYNALVRGCVHCCHPNQALLYYTHMLRNNVKPTSYSFSSLAKACTLLMDSVSGKAVHAHVWKHGFDSHVFVQTTLIEFYSILAELRDAIKVFDAMNERDVFAWTTMISAHVRNEDMNSARQLFDEMPEKNIATWNTMIDGYTKSGNVESAEILFKQMPSRDVISWTTMMTCYTGNQRYGDVIALFHDMINNGMIPDEVTVTTVISACAHLGALELGKEVHLYLMLNGFNLDVYIGSSLVDMYAKCGNIDKSLLVFYKLQRKNLFCWNAVIDGLATHGYAEEALSMFGEMVRKGIQPNAVTFISILTACTHAGFVNEGRRWFMSMMQDYCITPQIGHYGCMVDLLSKAGLLGEALEIIRTMTFEPNSFIWGALLNGCKLHKNLEIAHIAVQNLMILEPGNSGHYSLLVNMYAEVNRWNDVVKIRKTMKDFGIEKKYPGHSWVEIDKEIHLFAASDKHHPLYGQIHLLLAELEEQLRPASNVYDMELFV; encoded by the coding sequence ATGTTGCTTAAACACTGCTCAAATCCGAAACATATTTTTCAACACAGAAATGTGCACACCCTCAAGGAGACAATTCTTGGGCAGATAAAGGGATGTGTGACAACAAAAACACTGGAATTTGTCTATGCCTCCATGATCAAGACCAATGCCAACCAAGATTGCTTCTTGATGAACCAGTTTATAAGTGCATGTTCTCTATTTTCATGCATAGATTTAGCAACTTCAGCTTTTACTTGGATGGAAAGTCCTAATGCTTGGGTTTATAATGCATTGGTCAGAGGCTGTGTTCATTGCTGTCACCCAAACCAAGCGTTACTTTATTATACACATATGTTGAGGAACAACGTCAAGCCTACCAGTTATTCGTTTTCATCTTTAGCTAAGGCCTGTACTTTGTTGATGGATTCAGTTTCAGGCAAAGCTGTTCATGCCCATGTTTGGAAACATGGATTTGATTCTCATGTGTTTGTTCAGACTACGCTCATCGAGTTTTATTCAATTTTAGCCGAGCTGCGTGACGCCATAAAGGTGTttgatgctatgaatgaaagagaTGTTTTTGCTTGGACTACAATGATTTCTGCTCATGTTCGAAACGAGGACATGAATTCTGCGCGCCAGTTATTTGATGAAATGCCTGAAAAAAATATTGCTACATGGAATACCATGATTGACGGGTACACAAAATCAGGGAATGTTGAGTCTGCTGAAATCTTGTTCAAGCAAATGCCTTCTAGAGATGTTATTTCTTGGACAACCATGATGACTTGTTATACTGGAAACCAAAGGTATGGTGATGTAATAGCACTTTTTCATGACATGATCAACAATGGAATGATCCCTGATGAAGTGACTGTGACCACTGTCATTTCAGCCTGTGCCCATCTAGGAGCTCTTGAATTGGGAAAGGAGGTACACCTCTATTTGATGCTGAATGGGTTTAATCTTGATGTTTACATCGGCTCTTCGCTTGTTGATATGTATGCAAAATGTGGGAACATTGATAAGTCTCTTTTGGTGTTCTACAAATTGCAAAGGAAAAACCTGTTTTGTTGGAATGCTGTGATTGATGGGCTTGCAACACATGGATATGCAGAAGAAGCATTAAGTATGTTTGGCGAAATGGTGAGGAAAGGAATCCAACCAAACGCAGTTACATTCATTAGTATCCTAACTGCTTGCACCCATGCTGGGTTCGTAAACGAGGGTCGTCGCTGGTTTATGAGCATGATGCAGGATTATTGTATTACTCCTCAGATTGGGCATTATGGATGCATGGTTGACTTGTTGAGCAAGGCAGGGTTGCTTGGGGAAGCTTTAGAGATTATTAGAACCATGACATTTGAACCTAATTCCTTTATTTGGGGTGCCTTGTTGAATGGGTGTAAGCTTCACAAGAACTTGGAGATTGCTCATATTGCAGTTCAGAATCTGATGATTCTTGAGCCGGGTAACAGCGGGCACTATAGTCTTCTTGTTAACATGTATGCTGAAGTAAATAGGTGGAATGATGTTGTGAAGATCCGGAAAACCATGAAGGATTTTGGCATAGAAAAGAAATATCCTGGGCATAGCTGGGTAGAAATCGATAAGGAAATTCATCTATTTGCAGCATCTGATAAACATCATCCATTGTACGGTCAAATTCACTTGTTGCTAGCTGAACTCGAGGAGCAGTTGAGGCCAGCTAGCAATGTCTACGATATGGAGCTTTTTGTATAA
- the LOC112707795 gene encoding GTP-binding nuclear protein Ran-3, giving the protein MALPNQQTVDYPSFKLVIVGDGGTGKTTFVKRHLTGEFEKKYEPTIGVEVHPLDFFTNCGKIRFYCWDTAGQEKFGGLRDGYYIHGQCAIIMFDVTARLTYKNVPTWHRDLCRVCENIPIVLCGNKVDVKNRQVKAKQVTFHRKKNLQYYEISAKSNYNFEKPFLYLAKKLAGDPNLHFVESPALAPPEVQIDLAAQQQHEAELVQAANQPLPDDDDDTFE; this is encoded by the exons ATG GCTTTACCGAATCAGCAAACCGTTGATTACCCTAGCTTCAAGCTCGTTATCGTCGGCGATGGTGGAACAG GAAAGACTACATTTGTGAAGAGACATCTTACTGGTGAATTTGAGAAGAAATATGAAC CAACTATTGGTGTGGAGGTCCACCCTTTGGATTTTTTCACAAACTGTGGGAAGATTCGTTTCTATTGCTGGGATACCGCTGGCCAAGAAAAGTTTGGTGGTTTGAGAGATGGATATTA TATCCATGGGCAATGCGCGATCATTATGTTTGATGTCACTGCTCGGTTGACATACAAAAATGTCCCTACCTGGCACCGTGATCTTTGCAG GGTCTGTGAAAACATTCCAATTGTTCTCTGTGGTAACAAGGTTGATGTGAAGAACAGGCAAGTAAAGGCAAAACAGGTTACCTTCCACAGGAAGAAGAATTTGCAATACTATGAAATATCAGCCAAGAGCAACTATAACTTCGAGAAGCCTTTCCTTTACCTTGCCAAGAAGCTTGCAGG TGATCCCAACTTGCACTTTGTAGAATCACCTGCACTGGCTCCTCCAGAAGTTCAAATCGATTTGGCCGCACAACAACA GCATGAAGCTGAGCTTGTTCAAGCTGCTAACCAGCCACTtccggatgatgatgatgacacaTTTGAGTAA
- the LOC112707797 gene encoding pentatricopeptide repeat-containing protein At1g06143 isoform X3: MLMFVNVCYSERNVHTLKETILGQIKGCVTTKTLEFVYASMIKTNANQDCFLMNQFISACSLFSCIDLATSAFTWMESPNAWVYNALVRGCVHCCHPNQALLYYTHMLRNNVKPTSYSFSSLAKACTLLMDSVSGKAVHAHVWKHGFDSHVFVQTTLIEFYSILAELRDAIKVFDAMNERDVFAWTTMISAHVRNEDMNSARQLFDEMPEKNIATWNTMIDGYTKSGNVESAEILFKQMPSRDVISWTTMMTCYTGNQRYGDVIALFHDMINNGMIPDEVTVTTVISACAHLGALELGKEVHLYLMLNGFNLDVYIGSSLVDMYAKCGNIDKSLLVFYKLQRKNLFCWNAVIDGLATHGYAEEALSMFGEMVRKGIQPNAVTFISILTACTHAGFVNEGRRWFMSMMQDYCITPQIGHYGCMVDLLSKAGLLGEALEIIRTMTFEPNSFIWGALLNGCKLHKNLEIAHIAVQNLMILEPGNSGHYSLLVNMYAEVNRWNDVVKIRKTMKDFGIEKKYPGHSWVEIDKEIHLFAASDKHHPLYGQIHLLLAELEEQLRPASNVYDMELFV; the protein is encoded by the exons ATGCTTATGTTTGTGAATGTTTGCTACTCAGAGAG AAATGTGCACACCCTCAAGGAGACAATTCTTGGGCAGATAAAGGGATGTGTGACAACAAAAACACTGGAATTTGTCTATGCCTCCATGATCAAGACCAATGCCAACCAAGATTGCTTCTTGATGAACCAGTTTATAAGTGCATGTTCTCTATTTTCATGCATAGATTTAGCAACTTCAGCTTTTACTTGGATGGAAAGTCCTAATGCTTGGGTTTATAATGCATTGGTCAGAGGCTGTGTTCATTGCTGTCACCCAAACCAAGCGTTACTTTATTATACACATATGTTGAGGAACAACGTCAAGCCTACCAGTTATTCGTTTTCATCTTTAGCTAAGGCCTGTACTTTGTTGATGGATTCAGTTTCAGGCAAAGCTGTTCATGCCCATGTTTGGAAACATGGATTTGATTCTCATGTGTTTGTTCAGACTACGCTCATCGAGTTTTATTCAATTTTAGCCGAGCTGCGTGACGCCATAAAGGTGTttgatgctatgaatgaaagagaTGTTTTTGCTTGGACTACAATGATTTCTGCTCATGTTCGAAACGAGGACATGAATTCTGCGCGCCAGTTATTTGATGAAATGCCTGAAAAAAATATTGCTACATGGAATACCATGATTGACGGGTACACAAAATCAGGGAATGTTGAGTCTGCTGAAATCTTGTTCAAGCAAATGCCTTCTAGAGATGTTATTTCTTGGACAACCATGATGACTTGTTATACTGGAAACCAAAGGTATGGTGATGTAATAGCACTTTTTCATGACATGATCAACAATGGAATGATCCCTGATGAAGTGACTGTGACCACTGTCATTTCAGCCTGTGCCCATCTAGGAGCTCTTGAATTGGGAAAGGAGGTACACCTCTATTTGATGCTGAATGGGTTTAATCTTGATGTTTACATCGGCTCTTCGCTTGTTGATATGTATGCAAAATGTGGGAACATTGATAAGTCTCTTTTGGTGTTCTACAAATTGCAAAGGAAAAACCTGTTTTGTTGGAATGCTGTGATTGATGGGCTTGCAACACATGGATATGCAGAAGAAGCATTAAGTATGTTTGGCGAAATGGTGAGGAAAGGAATCCAACCAAACGCAGTTACATTCATTAGTATCCTAACTGCTTGCACCCATGCTGGGTTCGTAAACGAGGGTCGTCGCTGGTTTATGAGCATGATGCAGGATTATTGTATTACTCCTCAGATTGGGCATTATGGATGCATGGTTGACTTGTTGAGCAAGGCAGGGTTGCTTGGGGAAGCTTTAGAGATTATTAGAACCATGACATTTGAACCTAATTCCTTTATTTGGGGTGCCTTGTTGAATGGGTGTAAGCTTCACAAGAACTTGGAGATTGCTCATATTGCAGTTCAGAATCTGATGATTCTTGAGCCGGGTAACAGCGGGCACTATAGTCTTCTTGTTAACATGTATGCTGAAGTAAATAGGTGGAATGATGTTGTGAAGATCCGGAAAACCATGAAGGATTTTGGCATAGAAAAGAAATATCCTGGGCATAGCTGGGTAGAAATCGATAAGGAAATTCATCTATTTGCAGCATCTGATAAACATCATCCATTGTACGGTCAAATTCACTTGTTGCTAGCTGAACTCGAGGAGCAGTTGAGGCCAGCTAGCAATGTCTACGATATGGAGCTTTTTGTATAA
- the LOC112707796 gene encoding glucan endo-1,3-beta-glucosidase 5, producing MEGEKSSIFFVLLFLNVIWLVGSVSGIGVNWGIQSTHPLPPSTVVKLLKDNGIQRVKLFDADPDILDAMKKSGIQVMVGIPNDMLYTLANSVQAAEKWVSKNVSAHLSSGGVDIRYVAVGNEPFLSTYNGTYESTTLPALQNIQAALTKSGLSNRVKVTVPLNADVYQSSSEKPSDGDFRPDIHDLMLQIVKFLSQNGAPFTVNIYPFISLYSDPNFPVDYAFFNGYQPAINDNGKNYDNVFDANHDTLVWALQKNGFTNVPIIIGEIGWPTDGDKNANLQLAQRFNQGFVSRYYVSQKGTPMRPGPVDAYLFSLIDEDNKSIRPGNFERHWGIFYFDGQPKYQLSLGQSKGLVAASGVDYLAKKWCVLKPSANLNDDQVAPSVAYACENADCTSLGYGTSCGNLDVKGNISYAFNSYYQIHDQLDSACKFPGLSMITDKDPSVGTCKFRIMIQTDSAEGIDGRIWFLRKVFFVLLLYIITIIM from the exons ATGGAAGGTGAAAAATCTAGTATCTTTTTTGTTCTGTTGTTCTTGAATGTGATATGGTTAGTGGGTTCAGTGAGTGGAATTGGTGTTAACTGGGGAATACAATCAACACACCCTTTGCCACCATCCACAGTTGTGAAATTGCTGAAAGACAATGGAATTCAGAGGGTTAAGCTATTTGATGCTGATCCTGATATCTTGGATGCTATGAAGAAATCTGGGATTCAAGTTATGGTTGGAATCCCAAATGACATGCTTTATACACTTGCTAATAGTGTTCAAGCTGCTGAAAAATGGGTTTCAAAGAACGTTTCTGCGCATCTCTCTTCTGGAGGAGTTGACATCAG GTATGTTGCAGTGGGAAATGAACCATTCTTATCAACATACAACGGTACTTATGAATCCACAACGCTTCCGGCTCTGCAAAACATTCAAGCAGCTCTGACGAAATCTGGTCTGAGCAACCGTGTCAAAGTGACTGTCCCTCTAAATGCAGATGTATACCAGAGCTCATCCGAGAAGCCTTCGGACGGAGATTTCCGGCCGGACATCCATGATCTCATGCTGCAGATTGTCAAGTTCTTGAGCCAAAATGGTGCACCATTTACTGTGAACATCTACCCTTTCATTAGCCTCTACTCTGACCCAAATTTCCCGGTAGACTATGCCTTCTTCAACGGCTACCAACCTGCCATCAATGACAATGGAAAAAACTATGACAATGTCTTTGATGCAAACCATGACACACTAGTTTGGGCCCTGCAGAAGAATGGTTTCACAAATGTCCCTATAATCATAGGCGAAATTGGTTGGCCTACTGATGGAGACAAGAATGCTAATCTTCAACTTGCTCAACGGTTCAACCAAGGCTTCGTGTCGCGCTACTATGTATCTCAAAAGGGTACTCCAATGAGGCCTGGTCCGGTCGATGCTTACTTGTTTAGCCTCATAGATGAAGATAACAAGAGCATTCGACCGGGCAACTTCGAGCGCCATTGGGGAATATTCTACTTTGATGGACAACCTAAGTACCAACTTAGCCTTGGACAATCAAAGGGGTTGGTAGCAGCTAGTGGTGTTGATTATCTGGCTAAGAAATGGTGTGTGTTGAAGCCTTCTGCAAATCTTAATGATGACCAAGTTGCACCAAGTGTGGCATATGCTTGTGAAAATGCTGATTGTACTAGTCTTGGCTATGGAACTTCATGTGGTAACTTAGATGTTAAAGGTAACATATCTTATGCTTTCAATAGCTATTACCAGATTCATGATCAATTGGACAGTGCATGCAAATTCCCTGGCCTTTCTATGATCACTGATAAGGACCCTTCTGTTGGAACTTGCAAGTTTAGGATCATGATTCAGACAGATTCTGCTGAAGGGATAGATGGGAGAATTTGGTTTCTAAGAAAAGTGTTCTTTGTGTTATTGTtatatattattactattattatgtaA
- the LOC112707797 gene encoding pentatricopeptide repeat-containing protein At1g06143 isoform X1 codes for MHKISIQVHWIKMLMFVNVCYSERNVHTLKETILGQIKGCVTTKTLEFVYASMIKTNANQDCFLMNQFISACSLFSCIDLATSAFTWMESPNAWVYNALVRGCVHCCHPNQALLYYTHMLRNNVKPTSYSFSSLAKACTLLMDSVSGKAVHAHVWKHGFDSHVFVQTTLIEFYSILAELRDAIKVFDAMNERDVFAWTTMISAHVRNEDMNSARQLFDEMPEKNIATWNTMIDGYTKSGNVESAEILFKQMPSRDVISWTTMMTCYTGNQRYGDVIALFHDMINNGMIPDEVTVTTVISACAHLGALELGKEVHLYLMLNGFNLDVYIGSSLVDMYAKCGNIDKSLLVFYKLQRKNLFCWNAVIDGLATHGYAEEALSMFGEMVRKGIQPNAVTFISILTACTHAGFVNEGRRWFMSMMQDYCITPQIGHYGCMVDLLSKAGLLGEALEIIRTMTFEPNSFIWGALLNGCKLHKNLEIAHIAVQNLMILEPGNSGHYSLLVNMYAEVNRWNDVVKIRKTMKDFGIEKKYPGHSWVEIDKEIHLFAASDKHHPLYGQIHLLLAELEEQLRPASNVYDMELFV; via the exons ATGCACAAAATTAG CATACAGGTACACTGGATCAAGATGCTTATGTTTGTGAATGTTTGCTACTCAGAGAG AAATGTGCACACCCTCAAGGAGACAATTCTTGGGCAGATAAAGGGATGTGTGACAACAAAAACACTGGAATTTGTCTATGCCTCCATGATCAAGACCAATGCCAACCAAGATTGCTTCTTGATGAACCAGTTTATAAGTGCATGTTCTCTATTTTCATGCATAGATTTAGCAACTTCAGCTTTTACTTGGATGGAAAGTCCTAATGCTTGGGTTTATAATGCATTGGTCAGAGGCTGTGTTCATTGCTGTCACCCAAACCAAGCGTTACTTTATTATACACATATGTTGAGGAACAACGTCAAGCCTACCAGTTATTCGTTTTCATCTTTAGCTAAGGCCTGTACTTTGTTGATGGATTCAGTTTCAGGCAAAGCTGTTCATGCCCATGTTTGGAAACATGGATTTGATTCTCATGTGTTTGTTCAGACTACGCTCATCGAGTTTTATTCAATTTTAGCCGAGCTGCGTGACGCCATAAAGGTGTttgatgctatgaatgaaagagaTGTTTTTGCTTGGACTACAATGATTTCTGCTCATGTTCGAAACGAGGACATGAATTCTGCGCGCCAGTTATTTGATGAAATGCCTGAAAAAAATATTGCTACATGGAATACCATGATTGACGGGTACACAAAATCAGGGAATGTTGAGTCTGCTGAAATCTTGTTCAAGCAAATGCCTTCTAGAGATGTTATTTCTTGGACAACCATGATGACTTGTTATACTGGAAACCAAAGGTATGGTGATGTAATAGCACTTTTTCATGACATGATCAACAATGGAATGATCCCTGATGAAGTGACTGTGACCACTGTCATTTCAGCCTGTGCCCATCTAGGAGCTCTTGAATTGGGAAAGGAGGTACACCTCTATTTGATGCTGAATGGGTTTAATCTTGATGTTTACATCGGCTCTTCGCTTGTTGATATGTATGCAAAATGTGGGAACATTGATAAGTCTCTTTTGGTGTTCTACAAATTGCAAAGGAAAAACCTGTTTTGTTGGAATGCTGTGATTGATGGGCTTGCAACACATGGATATGCAGAAGAAGCATTAAGTATGTTTGGCGAAATGGTGAGGAAAGGAATCCAACCAAACGCAGTTACATTCATTAGTATCCTAACTGCTTGCACCCATGCTGGGTTCGTAAACGAGGGTCGTCGCTGGTTTATGAGCATGATGCAGGATTATTGTATTACTCCTCAGATTGGGCATTATGGATGCATGGTTGACTTGTTGAGCAAGGCAGGGTTGCTTGGGGAAGCTTTAGAGATTATTAGAACCATGACATTTGAACCTAATTCCTTTATTTGGGGTGCCTTGTTGAATGGGTGTAAGCTTCACAAGAACTTGGAGATTGCTCATATTGCAGTTCAGAATCTGATGATTCTTGAGCCGGGTAACAGCGGGCACTATAGTCTTCTTGTTAACATGTATGCTGAAGTAAATAGGTGGAATGATGTTGTGAAGATCCGGAAAACCATGAAGGATTTTGGCATAGAAAAGAAATATCCTGGGCATAGCTGGGTAGAAATCGATAAGGAAATTCATCTATTTGCAGCATCTGATAAACATCATCCATTGTACGGTCAAATTCACTTGTTGCTAGCTGAACTCGAGGAGCAGTTGAGGCCAGCTAGCAATGTCTACGATATGGAGCTTTTTGTATAA